The sequence ACTCGTCAGCGGCCGGGCCGCCAGTTCCCCCGCCGCAAACGCTCGGCGGCCCATCGACTGCGGTTCGCGAAATATGGCAAACGGATACTCGCGTAAACTTAATGTCATTGCCCTGCCAGGGAGAGGGCTAGGGTGAGGGTCGAAAGCTGAGAATGCGGATAAACGCAGGTGTAAACAGCTATAATAAGATCGTTTCCTCAAGTAGCCTTATGTCTTCTGTGCTCACCACGCCCGCGAAACTCTTCCAACAAGGCGAACGCGCTCGTCAAAAGAGTCGCTTCGCTGAAGCGCTCGATTTATACCGCCAAGCCCAAGCCGCATATAAAGCAGCAAAAGAGAGTGAAGGCCAACGCGATGCCACAATCGGCATCGGCGATTGCCTGCGCATGACTGGACAGTTCGCACAAGCGCAACGCGCATACTCACGCGCAGTGCAACTGTCAGCCGATCTTGACGACAAAGAAGGATTAGCCGAAAGCATAGCCGGAGTAGGGCTGAGCCTTCGTGCCCAAGGAAATCCTGAACGTGCACTGCCATATCTGACCGAAGCGCAACAACTCTACCGTGCTGCAGGTGCTCAAGAAGGTGAAGGCTTCATCCTCTGGGCGATTGGCAGCACCTACCGCTTCTGTGGCGATCTCCGCAAAGCGGTCGCCCATTTCCGCAAAGCCTTAGCACTTGCAAAGCAACAAAAAGATCAACCAGGTATTGGCTATGCGTTATGCGGCTTAGCTGGTGCCTCCCGCCTGATGGGCAAGTTCGCCGACACCCGCCGCTACTATCAAGAAGCCAACGCACTGTTTGAGAAAATTGGTGATGTCTATGGGCGCGCCTATTCCTACTGCGGCTTAGGCAACGCGGCACGCATGCATAAAGAATACGACGACGCCATGCGCTTATTCGCCAAAGCTGAGAAGTTGTACGGACGCATTGGCGACAAAGCCAGTTTCGCGTACACAGTGTGGGCGATGGCGACAGTACACAAAATGCGCGGAGACTATCAGCGCAGTGCTGCTGAATTCGCTCGTGCCCAAAAGCTCTTTCGTGAAACCCGCGATCATCGTGGCGCGATTTACTGTCGTTTAGGGGTAGGGGAGTTAGCCTTTCTGCAAGGCAAGCCACAACGGGCGCAACGTGAACTCACTCGGAGCTTGCAAGACGCGCAACGCTTTGGCTACCACGCTGAGGCGTGCCATGCGCTGGCTGGGCTGGCGTTGGTTGATCCTTCCTCAGACTGGACAGCAGTAAAAAAAGCCTACCGAGGTTGTGGCCTGCATTTTTCTCCGCCACCACCTCCATTGAATTTGCCGTAACGATTTCTTGCCTATTTGATCCGACTACGGTATTCCCTTTTCCCTTGAAAGGATCGCGAAGTCTCCTCTGATGAGGTCAGCAGATTAGAATCAGTATGGCAAAACGAAAACTTCCACCTAAGATGTGGGTCTATGCGCCACGCGCCGTTCCGAAAGCAAAAATTCCCGATGCAGTAAAGACTGAAGTGTCCGAACAAGGGCAAAAGCTTATTGACGAGTGGAAGCTCCAACATATCAAGCCACCACCAAAGGGGCAGCGCTTCAACTACATTGTTGACTTGTTCACCAAGTGGCATCGGAACTATTTTTATTTCGTGGCAAAGTATGCCTGCCCTGGTCCAACGGCGATGGTCCCATTCTTCGATAGTCCGTTCACGCGCTTGGAGTATGTTGGAGGAAACCGCTTCAATCTTTCGTTTATGCGGTACACGGGGAAATGGGTGGAAACGGAGTTGGAGCTAACGCTGACCAAGGCTCTCGAGTCGATTCGCAATGATGGATTTTATCATCCATCGTAGTTGATATCTGGCGAGGCAGAAAAAGGTGTAACACGTCGTTTCGAGAACTGCCCATGCGCGTCCTCTTGATGCTCTTCATCGCTGTTGCTCCACTATTAGTCACCGTCCTATTTGTGTGGGCTGTCTGCGGTTGCTTGGTATCGCTACGGATGATGCCAACCTCGTTGACCCCTTCCGAGGGCACCGATACATTACGGCGACTATTAGAAAGAGGAAGGCAATGAAGGAACGTACACTGTCAATTGTGAAGCCAGATGCTGTGAAAAAGAACGCGATCGGCGACATTCTTCGCCGCTTTGAGCAGGCGGGACTCAAAATCGTCGCTGCGAAAATGATGACC comes from Deltaproteobacteria bacterium and encodes:
- a CDS encoding tetratricopeptide repeat protein, encoding MRINAGVNSYNKIVSSSSLMSSVLTTPAKLFQQGERARQKSRFAEALDLYRQAQAAYKAAKESEGQRDATIGIGDCLRMTGQFAQAQRAYSRAVQLSADLDDKEGLAESIAGVGLSLRAQGNPERALPYLTEAQQLYRAAGAQEGEGFILWAIGSTYRFCGDLRKAVAHFRKALALAKQQKDQPGIGYALCGLAGASRLMGKFADTRRYYQEANALFEKIGDVYGRAYSYCGLGNAARMHKEYDDAMRLFAKAEKLYGRIGDKASFAYTVWAMATVHKMRGDYQRSAAEFARAQKLFRETRDHRGAIYCRLGVGELAFLQGKPQRAQRELTRSLQDAQRFGYHAEACHALAGLALVDPSSDWTAVKKAYRGCGLHFSPPPPPLNLP